The following coding sequences are from one Streptomyces angustmyceticus window:
- a CDS encoding peptidylprolyl isomerase, with protein MTALAAAALVVSSGSVASASGTPPRTTHGPCQYAQTPDEPAARRVSLPPDPRHTPSHGTVGMAVRTSQGPLPLRLDRAKAPCTVQSFVHLARHRFYDRTVCHRLTAYPTLKVLQCGDPTSTGEGGPGYEYKDELPVDLPPAPSDPTGVRRLYGRGLLAMANAGPNTNGSQFFVVYGDSALRPNYTVFGTVGAAGLKTLDKIAAGGIEPTAQDPAPVDGTPVLRTELLSVRLSCLP; from the coding sequence ATGACCGCATTGGCTGCGGCGGCGCTGGTCGTGTCCTCGGGCAGTGTTGCCTCTGCTTCCGGCACCCCGCCGCGAACCACGCACGGTCCTTGCCAGTATGCCCAGACCCCGGACGAGCCGGCGGCGCGGCGGGTTTCCCTGCCGCCCGATCCGCGGCACACCCCCAGTCACGGCACGGTCGGTATGGCTGTCCGGACCAGCCAGGGCCCGCTTCCGCTGCGTCTGGACCGGGCGAAGGCGCCGTGCACGGTCCAGAGCTTCGTACACCTGGCGCGGCACCGGTTCTACGACCGTACGGTGTGCCATCGGCTGACGGCGTATCCGACGCTGAAGGTCCTGCAGTGCGGCGACCCGACCAGTACTGGCGAGGGCGGGCCGGGGTACGAGTACAAGGACGAGCTGCCGGTGGACCTGCCGCCGGCACCGAGCGATCCGACCGGCGTCCGTCGCCTTTACGGGCGCGGCTTGCTGGCGATGGCCAACGCCGGTCCGAACACGAACGGTTCGCAGTTCTTCGTCGTCTACGGCGACTCCGCGCTGCGACCGAACTACACGGTGTTCGGCACGGTCGGTGCCGCCGGCCTGAAGACTCTTGACAAGATCGCCGCTGGCGGTATCGAACCAACTGCGCAGGACCCGGCCCCTGTCGATGGCACGCCCGTGCTGCGGACCGAGCTGCTCAGCGTCCGGCTGTCCTGCCTGCCCTGA
- a CDS encoding serine hydrolase domain-containing protein, which translates to MTHFRIRLRRAAAAAAAAGMFALPIAGVAGCGGPATSANPSPSASTSASPDEVRDITPGVTQQLDTVVQRIMQEANIPGATVGLWTPDGNYVRSFGLANQSNGQAMSPDLHMRIGSVTKTFTVTALLQLVDRHKVNLDDPIGKYVEGVPNGSKITLRELAGMRSGLFNYSKDEAFYEALKTDPHQPFVPQELLDYAFQHPVLFPPGKKFEYSNTNLILLGLVIEKVTGQQLRDYIKKDVLKPAGLDHTLLPVDATFPIPHAQGYTTQTANGDVQDAADWNPSWAWAAGAMISNLQDLRVWARTVATGKLPGGGDLISPDLQKQRLTTPPTPIPGIGYGLGVFSVQGWIGHNGSLPGYESLVVYLPSARATLVVLLNTDIDHDNQEPTTLFGEEITKIVTPGHVFNLPAEPAAR; encoded by the coding sequence GGTGGCCCCGCCACGTCGGCGAATCCGTCGCCGTCCGCTTCCACATCGGCGTCCCCGGACGAAGTCCGTGACATCACCCCTGGCGTGACGCAGCAACTCGACACCGTCGTCCAGCGGATCATGCAGGAGGCGAACATCCCGGGTGCGACCGTGGGACTGTGGACGCCCGACGGCAACTACGTGCGGTCCTTCGGGCTCGCCAACCAGAGCAACGGCCAGGCCATGTCGCCGGATCTGCACATGCGGATCGGGAGCGTGACCAAGACGTTCACCGTGACGGCGCTGCTGCAGTTGGTCGACCGGCACAAGGTGAACCTGGACGATCCGATCGGGAAGTACGTCGAAGGCGTACCCAACGGAAGCAAGATCACCCTGCGCGAGCTGGCCGGAATGCGCAGCGGCCTGTTCAACTACTCCAAGGACGAGGCCTTCTACGAGGCGCTGAAGACCGATCCACACCAGCCTTTCGTCCCGCAGGAGTTGCTCGACTACGCCTTCCAGCACCCTGTGCTCTTCCCGCCGGGAAAGAAGTTCGAGTACTCCAACACCAACCTCATCCTGCTCGGCCTCGTCATCGAGAAGGTCACCGGTCAGCAACTGCGCGACTACATCAAGAAGGACGTCCTGAAACCGGCCGGCCTGGACCACACGCTCCTGCCGGTCGACGCCACGTTCCCGATCCCGCACGCGCAGGGATACACGACCCAGACCGCGAACGGGGACGTCCAGGACGCGGCCGACTGGAACCCTTCATGGGCCTGGGCAGCCGGCGCGATGATCTCCAATCTGCAGGACCTGCGCGTATGGGCGCGTACGGTGGCCACGGGCAAACTGCCCGGCGGCGGCGACCTGATCAGTCCCGACCTGCAGAAGCAGCGTCTCACCACACCCCCGACGCCCATCCCGGGCATCGGGTACGGCCTCGGTGTCTTCAGCGTCCAGGGGTGGATCGGACACAACGGTTCGCTGCCGGGCTACGAGTCCCTGGTGGTCTATCTGCCGTCGGCACGGGCGACCCTCGTCGTCCTGCTGAACACCGACATCGACCATGACAACCAGGAGCCCACCACGCTTTTCGGCGAGGAGATCACGAAGATCGTCACGCCGGGCCACGTCTTCAACCTGCCCGCGGAGCCCGCGGCCAGGTAG
- a CDS encoding alpha/beta fold hydrolase: MTGPATSTPHVSESNPIRDLPLQHLAGFTHRWVDADGVRLHAVEGGRRSAPAVVLLAGFPQTWWAWRKVLPGLTHRFRVIAIDLPGQGHSERPERGYDTHAVAAHVHAAVKALGVSTYSLVAHDIGAWVAFSLALNFESHLRGVALLDAGIPGISLPEAIPTDPDRAWKTWHFAFHIVPDLPETLLAGREREYVAWFLKVKALSPDTFDDAEIDHYAAAVAADGGLRASLAYYRDAAESARKNREALNWRHLTVPILGISSSHGSVPDMAASISPWADNTTGIVVPDAGHFIPDEQPEAIAAAIADFIADDH; encoded by the coding sequence GTGACCGGCCCAGCAACCAGCACTCCGCATGTCTCCGAAAGCAACCCCATCCGCGACCTGCCCCTGCAGCACCTGGCCGGATTCACTCACCGCTGGGTCGACGCGGACGGCGTCCGCCTTCATGCCGTCGAAGGCGGACGGCGGAGCGCCCCGGCCGTCGTCCTGCTCGCCGGATTCCCGCAAACCTGGTGGGCCTGGCGAAAGGTGCTGCCCGGCCTCACCCACCGGTTCCGCGTCATCGCGATCGACCTGCCGGGTCAGGGCCACTCCGAGCGTCCGGAGCGCGGCTACGACACGCACGCGGTCGCCGCGCACGTCCACGCCGCCGTGAAGGCTCTCGGCGTGTCGACCTACTCCCTGGTCGCCCACGACATCGGCGCCTGGGTCGCGTTCTCCCTCGCCCTCAACTTCGAGAGCCACCTGCGCGGGGTCGCTCTGCTCGACGCCGGAATTCCCGGCATCAGTCTCCCGGAGGCGATTCCCACCGACCCGGATCGTGCGTGGAAAACCTGGCATTTCGCTTTCCACATCGTGCCCGACCTGCCCGAGACGCTGCTTGCCGGCCGCGAACGCGAGTACGTCGCCTGGTTCCTGAAGGTGAAGGCCCTGTCTCCCGACACGTTCGACGACGCCGAGATCGACCACTACGCGGCGGCCGTCGCCGCCGACGGCGGCCTGCGCGCTTCCCTCGCGTACTACCGAGACGCGGCGGAGTCAGCGCGTAAGAACCGCGAGGCGCTCAACTGGCGGCACCTGACTGTGCCGATCCTCGGAATCTCCAGCAGCCACGGCTCCGTTCCGGACATGGCCGCCTCCATCAGCCCATGGGCCGACAACACCACCG
- a CDS encoding TetR/AcrR family transcriptional regulator yields the protein MAGKKQFDMDTVLDAAMIQFWRDGYADTSLDDLSRATGLNRSSIYSSLGGKDTLFLRCLDLYAARYGEKYDAALSCAASEPVAAVRAFFDVTLERIADPELPDGCLIAQSAMAIPVLSPSVAAHAEQALGFQRLRLRTALKAGRLTDQDAEAFAVHAAAVNQSLAVMSRAGASPAQLLAIVGVTLDALSQALRA from the coding sequence GTGGCAGGCAAGAAGCAGTTCGACATGGACACGGTGCTCGACGCCGCGATGATCCAGTTCTGGCGCGATGGCTACGCCGACACCTCATTGGACGATTTGTCTCGGGCAACCGGCCTGAACCGCAGTTCCATCTACTCCTCCCTCGGCGGCAAGGACACGCTCTTCCTGCGCTGCCTGGATCTCTACGCCGCGCGGTACGGCGAGAAGTACGACGCCGCCCTGTCGTGTGCAGCCTCGGAACCCGTTGCCGCTGTTCGTGCGTTCTTCGACGTCACCCTCGAGCGCATCGCCGATCCCGAACTACCCGACGGATGCCTGATTGCCCAGTCGGCCATGGCGATCCCCGTGCTGAGTCCGAGCGTCGCAGCGCACGCCGAGCAGGCGCTCGGCTTCCAGCGCCTGCGCCTGCGCACCGCGCTGAAGGCCGGCCGACTGACCGACCAGGACGCCGAAGCCTTCGCCGTGCACGCGGCGGCTGTGAACCAGTCGCTCGCCGTCATGAGCAGGGCCGGGGCGAGCCCGGCGCAGCTCCTGGCCATCGTCGGCGTGACCCTGGACGCGCTGTCGCAGGCGTTGCGCGCCTAA